CATTACTTTCACTTCTAAACTCTTGAGGATAATCCCTACTTAAAAACACATTAGTCCTGAAGGAAGTCTTATGCTTATCCCCTTTAATCCATGGATCAAATAAAGAAAAATTATAAGTTGTCGAATATTCACCAAAATTTAGGTTAAGACTAGTTGACCATGCTCTACCTAGTGCATTCGATTCCTTCAACCCCATTGAGGCAAAGATACCTGAACTATTGCTATAACCAAGCCCTCCAGTCAACGATCCTGTCCTTTGCTCGCTTAGATCTAGAAAAATTATGACTTGGCCAGGATTTGCATTATCAGGACCAAGAGACACCTTGACATCATCAAATAATGATGTGGTATACAGTCTATTTATATCAGCTTCTAAAATTTTTCTGTTAAATATAGTGCCAGGTTGAGTTTTTAACTCTCTTTTTATGACCCAGTCTTTTGTTTTCCCTTTTCTAGGCTTTCCATCGATAATAGATTCCCCATCAGATCCTGGGAATCTTAATTTTATATCAGATACTATACCTTCAGAAACATTTAATGTTACTAGCCCGTTTTCTGAGATTCTATCTGGGCCACTAATTCTAGCTAAAGAATATCCTTCACTTTCATAACGCTTTTTTATTATTTCTATCTTATTTTGTAATTCTTTGAGGTTAAGTGTGGTGCCATAAAAATTATTAAAAATATTATCTAGGTATGCATTAGAGATAACAGAGTTACTTGGTTTGAGTTCAACTTTCTTCAAAATTGGATTAGGAACGACCTGTACAATTAGTCTTACTCCTAATGGCCCATCTTTAGATTTTATTTTAACTCCTGAAAACCAACCACTAGCATATATTGCATTTAAATCTTGATTTAATTTTTGATTATCAACAATACTTCCTGGCTTTATACTCATAGAATCATATGCAGCTAATTCAAGTTTTCTGCCCTCAGGATGATTTTCCCAGCCTTCGATAATTATTTCTGAGATAAGAACACTTTCTTGATTAATTTTTTCTTTATTTTCTGCAATTAAGAAATTTTTGTTTTGTTTATTATCCAACCCGCGGAATAAACCTTTTTTAAGATCTTTTATTTCATAAGTTATGATTGATTGATCAACATCATTTGGCAAATACTGAGCAGCTAGTTCTGAATTATTTGATATTAAAATCAGGGGAGAGCAAGCAATATTTGTGAATA
This window of the Prochlorococcus sp. MIT 1314 genome carries:
- a CDS encoding BamA/TamA family outer membrane protein, producing MQKQFLKFRKVFTNIACSPLILISNNSELAAQYLPNDVDQSIITYEIKDLKKGLFRGLDNKQNKNFLIAENKEKINQESVLISEIIIEGWENHPEGRKLELAAYDSMSIKPGSIVDNQKLNQDLNAIYASGWFSGVKIKSKDGPLGVRLIVQVVPNPILKKVELKPSNSVISNAYLDNIFNNFYGTTLNLKELQNKIEIIKKRYESEGYSLARISGPDRISENGLVTLNVSEGIVSDIKLRFPGSDGESIIDGKPRKGKTKDWVIKRELKTQPGTIFNRKILEADINRLYTTSLFDDVKVSLGPDNANPGQVIIFLDLSEQRTGSLTGGLGYSNSSGIFASMGLKESNALGRAWSTSLNLNFGEYSTTYNFSLFDPWIKGDKHKTSFRTNVFLSRDYPQEFRSESNGKIYAVDDTNASSSDSFSSIILEKTGGGFSFSRPLNGGDPFKVAKWRVLAGMNFKRVRMIDSSGNRKPYGDMTPTTANIDEIICIGYTPSDGSCPEENTLVSFIANTSRNNLNNPVNPTAGNKLTIGSEQFVPLGENSPTFNRMSASYAVFIPTRFINLTKGCRSSDPSDNDCPQAIGFQLKGGTIIGELPPYEAFCMGGTSSVRGWSSCDLAVSKTFVEGTAEYRFPVWRMISGALFADAGSDLGSQDDVPGKPGKLLKKSGSGFSVGGGIGVKTPIGPLRLDIASKDLSGDWRYTLGVGWKF